Genomic window (Lewinellaceae bacterium):
CGATCTTCTGGTCGGCAATATCGCCCTCCACGTCGAAGTTGATCTCCACGGTTTTGCCCTGCCGCAGCCGCTCCAGGTCCAGATAATTGCGAATATAGTGAACTTCTTTACTCAATAAGACTTGTTTTTCATTGCACTCGTACAGCATATAACGCATCATCTCCGACAACTTGATAACGATCTCGGGCGCTTTGTCCGACTTTTTCAGGGTCAGGGCGTAGAGGTTGTTCAGGGTGTTGAACAAAAAGTGGGGGTTGATCTGGGATTTCAGGAAGCGCAGCTCCGACTGCATGGTCTGGGTTTGCAATTCCTGTTTTTCCCGCAGTTGGCGAGCCCAATCGGCAATGATCTTGAAAATGGTGGAGGAGCCGGCAATGAAGAAAGTGACCAGAAAATACCAGTTCATATTTTTTAACAGCTCTGCCTGGGCCTGAGGGTATTCGCTGAATTTAAAGTAAAAAGCCAGCACTTTCAGCGGAGTGATAAGCACAGTGGACAGGATAAGCAGCCCGCAGTAGGTCAGAAAGCGTTTTTTGGTCAGGTAATTAGGGATCAGGTAGAACAGGTTGAAATACACAATGAGCCCATAAAAGAAAATATTGACCACCTCGTTGCTGAGGGTAAACAGAAACCCCTGGCCGGTCCCTTCCGTCAAAGTCAGCAACAATAAAAAACCCAGCCAGAAAAGGGCGTGATAAGCCACTTGCCGGTTAAGCCATTCAAATATCCTGCCTGTCGAATCCTTCTGAGCTACAGTTTCCATCTGTGATTGCTGTCTGCTTTTGACAAATTATGCGGGCCAGTAGCCTTATGCCCGGGTTAAATTAGCAATTATTCGGTTGCCGTCTAAATTTTTCCTTCTTCGGACAACCTTGCCGCGAAATTTAAAGTTGGTTTCCCATGTTAGAAAAAAAATAGACACAGGGGGCAAATTGTTCGCCGGGCGAACGGGCTTACCGTTGTAGCCTGGCCATAACGGGAATCAGTTTGTGCTGTATAAATATCCAGCAATTTGTACTTTTGCGCTGAAAATCATTCGCATCAATGGTATACTTAACTAGAAGAGAAAGGTTTAATGCGGCCCACAAGTTGTGGGTTAAAGAATGGAGCGAGGAAAAGAACCTGCAATCCTTTGGAAAGTGCGCCAATAAAAACTGGCACGGGCACAACTACGACCTTTTTGTCACAGTAAAAGGCAAGCCCGATCCGGTGACCGGCTTTATTGTAGATGTAAAGAAGCTGAGCCGGCTCATCAAACAGTCCATCATCGACAAGGTAGACCACTGCAACCTCAACCTGGATGTAGACTTCATCCCCGCCGGCACGCAGCCGACGACGGAGAACCTGGCCATCCTGTTCTGGCAACAACTGGAGCCCTTGCTGGAAGGCTGCCAACTGCATTGCATCAAACTTTACGAAACGGAAAACATTTATGCGGAGTACTTTGGAGAATAGCTGATGCTCAAAATGCCGCCCCCGACAACCACATTAGCCGTTGGCTGTTATATCAATGGAACTTTTGACTACAACTAAAACCAGGATGATCTATGCCAACGATTAAGTCAGATAATTTTGAAGTGGAGGCTCCGGAGGGGCTGATCGAAGATTTTGCTTCGGTGATAAGAGCCGTCGGAGAGGATCCCCGCCGGGAGGGCTTGTCCAAAACGCCGGAACGGGCGGCAAAGGCCATGAAATTCCTCACCCAGGGATATGGCCAGGATGCCGAAACGATCCTGCGGTCTGCTATGTTCCGGGAAGATTACAGCGAGATGGTCCTGGTTAAGGATATTGAGTTGTACTCGCTTTGCGAGCACCACCTGCTTCCCTTCTATGGCAAAGCACACGTGGCCTATATTCCCAACGGATATATTGTGGGCCTGAGCAAGATTCCCCGGGTCATCGATGTTTTTGCCCGGCGGCTGCAGGTGCAGGAGCGCCTGACCCACCAGGTTCTTCATTGCATACAAGACACCCTCAATCCATTGGGAGTGGCCATTGTCATCGAGGCGCGGCACATGTGCATGATGATGAGAGGGGTGCAAAAACAGAATTCAATAACCACTACTTCCGCTTTCACCGGAGAGTTTCAGCGGGTGGAAACCCGCAATGAGTTTCTCAACCTGATCGGATCGAAACTAATCTGAATTGCCATAGCGAAAAATCAAACTTTAGACTATGAAAGCCTACGTATTTCCAGGACAGGGAGCCCAGTTCGAAGGAATGGGAAAAGATATGTACGACAGCGATGAAGCTGCCCGGGCGTTGATGGAATCGGCCAATGACCTGCTTGGTTTCAGGATCACCGATGTGATGTTCGGGGGCAGTGCCGATGACCTGAAGCAGACCAGGGTTACTCAGCCGGCTATTTTTCTCCATTCTATCGCCAAAGCCCGAATAGCTGGCGCCGCTTTCCGGCCGGATGCTGTTGCCGGCCATTCGCTGGGGGAGTTCTCCGCCCTGGTGGCCGCCGGCGCCCTTTCTTTTGAAGAAGGCCTGCAACTGGTCTACAATCGGGCGCTGGCCATGCAGAAAGCCTGCGAAGCAGTGGAGAGCGCCATGGCCGCTATTTTAGGCCTGGAAGATGAGGTGGTGGAGAAGGTGTGCAGGGAAATAGAAGAGGTGGTTGTGCCGGCCAATTACAACAGCCCGGGTCAACTGGTTATCTCCGGCACGGTTTTGGGGATTGAAAGAGCCGTTGAAAAGCTACAGGAGGCGGGAGCCCGCCGCGCCGTAGTCCTGCAGGTCGGCGGGGCTTTTCATTCGCCCTTGATGCAACCGGCCAAAGAAGAGCTGCAGGCGGCTATAGAGAACGCCCGGTTCAGCCCTCCTTCCTGCCCGGTTTATCAGAATGTCGACGCCCTTCCTCAGCGGGATCCTGAGATGATAAAGGCCAACCTCATCGCCCAACTGACGGCTCCGGTGCGCTGGACGCAGACCGTTAAAAATATGATCAACGACGGCGTTGCGGAGTTCATCGAAGTAGGCGGCGCCGGAACGACCCTGCAGGGGTTGATAAAAAAAGTAGACCGCAAATTTCCTACCCGTGCGCTGTAAAGAAAGGCGAGTGGCCGAACTTTTACGGTAACTTAGTATAAAGAGAGTTGCTTTTTTTAAAATAAGAGGTGATATTAGAGCGGTCCCATCGCTGCATTTGTGAAAACGGATTGAACTATACGGGGCCTTCGAAAGGTTAGATTAGAAAACATTAAATTACGAAAGCACTCATTCATGGTAAGACAAGAGGTTTCCAGCGGGCAGGTATTACTGGCGGAGCCCTTTATGCTTGACCCCAACTTTAAACGCTCTGCCGTCTTGTTGTGTGAACACAATGAAGACGGCAGCGTAGGCTTCATCATGAACAAGCCCCTAAAAATGCGCATCGATGAACTGATCGATGGATTCCCTGAATTCGATTCCGAAGTGTTTTTCGGAGGCCCGGTGCAAACGGACACGATCCATTACATCCACAACGTGGGAGACCTGGTGGAGGATAGTGTCAAAGTCGCCGATGGGGTATATTGGGGAGGGGATTTTGAAAAGCTGAAGTTCCTGATTGCCTCCAACCTCGTTTTGCCTCACAACATTCGCTTCTTCGTTGGCTATTCCGGCTGGTCGGAAGGCCAACTGAACGACGAAATGGGTTACGGTTCCTGGGTGCTGGCCGAAATGGACGCCAACTACCTCTTTAAGTCGGAACCCAAAAAACTCTGGACTCAGGTCATGTACAATAAGGGCGATACGTATTCGGTTATCGCCCAAATGCCGGAAACTTCCAACTTTAATTAGGCAGCCTTTGTTTCTCCGGAAACGAAAAACCCCTCAGCGGATCGCTCCGCTAAGGGGTTTTTCGTTTTGTTTTGCTTTCTATAATATTAAATCAGGGATTGCCCTTTTCCACAGCTACGGAAGCGCCGTCCGCTTTTACGCTGGCCTTTTCCAGCAACGACATGTACTTATCGCGCAGCTCCATGAATTGAGGCATATCTTCATCCGGCAGAGGTTTTGCCGGGGGGAATTTGATGTTGAGGTGGTTGACCTGCTGGCCATTTTTCCAGAACCGGAAGCAAACGTGCGGGCCGGTGGCCAGGCCGGTTGACCCGACATAGCCAATGACTTGCCCTTGTTTGACATGGGCGCCGGGTTTAATGCCCTGGGCGAATTTTTGCATGTGCAGGTACTGGGTTTGGTAGGTATCGTCGTGTTTGATCTTGACGAAGTTGCCGTTGCCTTTGGTGTAAGACGCCTTCAGGATAACGCCGTCGCCAACGGCCAATATCGGCGTACCGTAGGGCGCCGCATAGTCGGTGCCAAAGTGGGGCCGAACCCGCTTGAGTATCGGATGAAAACGGTTCAGGTTGTAATAAGACGAAATGCGGGAGTATTGTACCGGAGACTTCAGGAAGCCCCGCTTCATCGGGCGGCCCTCTAGGTCGTAATAACCATCGGTTTTGCCATTGTCGTAGTACACAGCGTGGTATTCATTGTCGCCCGTCTTGTAGTAGGCGGCGTGCACCTGCCCGATGCCTACTTCTTCCCCTTCGATGAATTGCTGTTCGTAGACCAGTTTGAACTCGTCGTTTTTCTGAAGGTGGTGAAAATCAATGGACCATTGCAGGGCATCTTCCATCTTGGCGGCCAGGTCGTAGCTCAGGCCCTGCCCGACAATTGCATTCCACAGGGAGCTTTCCAGCGTGCCGGCTGCCGACCGCGTTTCTGTGCTCACCTCGCGCCGGTGGCGGGTGACAGCATGCGAGCCCTGCAGCTCGAAAATGATGTATTCGTATACGTTGGGCTCATAAATAAGGTATTCCGCCCGTTGGGTGCTGTCTTTGGTCAGGATGGTATACGGTTTGCCCACCCGAAAGTGCCTCACGTCGAAGACGTCTTTCGAATTTGCGACGATCTGCTCAATAGACGGGTAGTCGACCTGTTGAGCCAGGAGGATATCCGCCAGGAACTGCCCCGATTGAATGGCCCGGTCCAAAACCTGGAAGGTATCTATGGCAAAGCCGTATTTGATGGTGGGGATGGTAACGGGGAAAGAGCCCAGTTCGACGGGCTTTTCGGAAGCGACAAGAGAGGCCTGAAGCCTATCCTTGATCTCAGCGCTGAAGTAGAAGAGGGTTCCTCCAATCAATAGCGCCGATAATGTTGAAATTCCGATCTTAAGTAATTTCCGTTTCTGTCTCAGCATTTGGGTAAACGAGTCTGGCAAATCCACATTCTCTTGGTTTGGTTAAACAATCGCGTTACAAATAGGGCAAATCAACCCTGCCGGAGTGCTTGCGCCTCCGTCCTGCTTTGAATATAGTTTTTGGGTTGAAAAGCCTCGTGTGCATGGGATTGCTTTTGCACGCTCCAGATGTTGCTATGCCTGCAAATATAGAATTGCATCTCAATTGCACCTAATGAAATTTGTTAAAACTGTAGTTTTTCCATCATTTTGTGGAAAACTTTTTCATTTCAGTCCTGATTTTTAAGTTTTTTTTGGCCTGGCGTGCCTTTCATGCCCCATTTTTTTAACGGGAAAAGCCTGCCTCCGGCCGCAGGAAAGGCGAGCCGGCCGGCAGGCCTAAGTGTGAATAAGAACAACACTAAATAGACACAGGGCTTTGGGTAAGCCTTGTTATGTGCATATTGTTAAATTGTTGTAGGGTTGCCGGTGTTACAGGGGCCCGGAACGATAGGAGCCTTCGGTTCTTGCTCAAGTTAAACCGGGTGTCCCGGCAAAGCAATTCAAAATGAGCCGGGCGCGGGATACAGTAAGCAGAAGCGCGCCGCTGCCATGTGAATGCCTTTTCAGAATTATCCCTACCTTTGCAGCCAAACCGAAAAAGGAGCTATGCCTGAACCATCCAAATATGGCCTGCGGGGGGTGAGCGCCACCAAAGACGAGGTGCATGCCGCCATTAAAAACCTGGATAAGGGCCTGTACCCCAACGCTTTTTGCAAAATCCTTCCCGATGTGGCCGCCGGCGACCCCGCTTACTGCAACCTCATGCATGCGGATACCGCAGGCACCAAAGGCAGCCTGGCCTACCTGTACTGGAAGGAAACCGGCGACCTTTCCGTCTGGGAAGGGATCGCGCAGGACGCCATCGTCATGAACCTGGATGATATGGCCTGTGTGGGCTGCACCGACAATATTCTGCTGTCTTCCACCATCGGGCGCAATAAAAACCTCATTCCGGGCGAAGTGATTAGCGCCATTATCAACTACGCCACGCGCTTTGCCGAAGAGATGTCTGAGTACGGCATCGGCATCCACCTGGCGGGCGGGGAGACTGCCGATGTGGGCGATATCGTCCGCACCATCGACGTAGGCTATACTGCCTTCGCCCGAATGAAACGCTCCGATTTGATTATCAACAATATAGAAGCGGGCGACGCGATCGTCGGGCTGGCCTCCTACGGCAAGGCTTCCTACGAAGCGGCCTACAACGGCGGCATGGGCAGCAATGGCCTGACCTCCGCCCGCCACGATGTTTTCCACCGCCTCTACGCCAAAAAATATCCGGAAAGCTACGACCCCCGGACACCGGAGGAAGTAGTTTATATCGGCAACAAAAAACTGACGGACGGGATCAACGTCGGCGGAGAAACCATCACTGCCGGCAAATTGGTGCTTTCGCCTACCCGCACCTATCTGCCGGTGCTGAAGCAGTTGCTCGGAGAGTTGAAAGGGCAGATTCATGGCTTGATCCACAATACCGGAGGCGGGCAAACCAAGGTGTTGCACTTCATTGAGAACAAAACCATTATCAAGGACAACCTCCTGCCGCTACCGCCCTTATTTCAGCTCATCCACGAAGAATCCGGCACCGATTGGAAAGAAATGTACCAGGTGTTCAACATGGGCTGCCGTTTGGAGGTTTACCTCCCGGAAAAACATGCACAGCAGGTGATTGATATTGCCAAAGCGTTTCAGGTTGACGCACAGGTGGTCGGCAGGGTAGAGGAGGGGAAAGGCAATAGCTTGAAGATCAAAAGTAAATATGGGGATTTTGTTTATTAGCCTGTCAATGGGTTACTCTGAAAATGTAGGGTGTACGGGCTACTGCGTGGCATGGAGGTGTACGATGTACAGGGCTTGGTTGCGGCAATTTAACCATTTGTCGGTGTACGCGTGCAGAAGCGTGGCATGGAGGTGCACGATGTACGGGGCTTGGTTGCGACAATTTAACTATTTAGCCATGAGTGGTATGCAGAGGTGCAGAGAAGGTATAGGGCAAGCCCAACAATTTAACAATTTTACCCGGACGAGCGGTGGCCAAGACGGGATAGCCATTTAGGCACGAGGAAAGAATAAAGTGTTCAATTATGGGGCAGTAATTTTTGTGCCAGGCAAGGCGCGAAGAATGAGGATAGCCAAAGCTACCTGAGTGATGAGCAACGCAGCATGGCGCAAAAAGTACAAGCCAGAATGGACAGTTTATTCTTTCGTCGTGCCTTAACAATATATCCATATGACCCGACAAGAAAAAGCAGACGCCATTGCAAAAATCCTGGACGAACTATACCCGGAAGTCCCCATCCCCCTGAGCCATCAGGACCCCTACACCCTGCTCGTCGCCGTTCTGCTCTCTGCCCAATGCACCGATGAGCGGGTCAACAAAGTGACGCCTCACCTCTTCGAACTGGCGGACAACCCCTACGACATGGCCGAACAACAGGTGGAAGACATCAAAGCCATCATCCGCCCCTGCGGCCTCGCCCCCCGCAAGTCGCAGGCCATATACGACCTTTCCAATATACTCATCGAAAAACACAGCGGGCAGGTGCCCCAGGATTTTGCAGCCCTGGAAGCCCTGCCGGGGGTAGGGCACAAAACCGCCTCGGTCGTCATGTCCCAGGCCTTCGGCGTGCCCGCCTTTCCTGTGGATACGCACATCCACCGCCTGGCATACCGCTGGACATTGAGTACCGGCAAAAATGTGGCAAAAACAGAGTCAGATCTGAAAAAGGTATTCCCCCGGGAAAAGTGGAATAAACTGCATCTCCAGATCATCTACTTCGGGCGGGAGTATTGCCCGGCAAGAGGGCATGACCCTCGGGAATGCCCGATTTGTAGCAAGTATGGGAGGAGGAGTTTGTTTTCCTAAGCACTAAAACGGATACCCGAACCCCAAATTAAAAGAAACAATATCCGCAAACTTCAACCCAGTCCGGCCCCCATCATTCCGGAAATCCCGGAACCAGTAATCCTTCCAGTTGCCGTTGCCGTTGCTGGAAGGCATAGGCGCGGCGTGCCGCAACTTGGCCGCCATATCCAGCCGCAGGATGAAGTAGGAAAAATCCAGCCGCAGGCCGAAGCCCCCTCCCACGGCGATCTGTTTGTAGAATGGCTCGTTGGTGTAGGCCACTTTTTCCCCCATATTGTCGGTGCAGCTGTACTGCCTGCCTCTGAGCAGAAACTGCGACCCGCAGCGGGCGGTATCCCGCCGGAAGGTCCAGATGTTGCCGGCGTCCAGGAAAAAAGCGCCGTTGACCACCCAGAAGATGTTGAAGCGATACTCGAGGTTGGCTTCCAGCCGGACGTCTCCCGACTGATAAAGGCGGGTATTGAAGGAACGATCTAAAGAGAGCGTATCTTCAAAGGAGCCAGGGCCCAGCCCCCGGGGCGCCCAGGCGCGGATGCTGTTGGGCCCGCCGGCGTAAAATTGTTTGACGTAGGGCACGTCGGTGGTGTAGCCGAACGGGCGTGCCACCCCCACGGCGAGGCGCGCCGCAGCGGACCGTTTGGGGGAATAAGTCCAGTATTTTCGCAGGTCCACCTGGGTGCGCAGGTATTGGGAGAAGTCAACTCTATTCCCTCCCGTGAAACGCAGCCGAAGCGTATCCTGCACCAACGCAAAGGCATTGTAGATGGCATTGCCCGCCCACACTTCGGCGCCTGCCATCTCCAGGTTGAAGCCTACATAATGAGAATTTCCCCGCCGGTTGGGGCGGGCATTGTGCACGAAGTTGAGGTCGCGGAATAAAAAGCTCACGAAGAGCTGTTCTCCGAAGGAACGCGCCAGGAAGGGGTTGACGTCGAGGATGGAATCGAAACGGGTAGTGGTTACCGGGCGGAGGTAGTCCAGGCCGATGTGGTTGAGGATCAGGCGCTGGTTGCGCCTGCGGGGAAAGTCGTACCCAAAGGTGCCCGTGAACAGGTTATACTGATAAAAATCGAGGATGAGCAGGTAGCTGAAACTGGCGGAAAGGCGGGTGGCTGCATTTTCCAGCAATGAGTTGTAAAAGTTGTCGTTGATGAAAAGCTCCCGCTTGCCCAGCTTTGGCCGGTTGAGGCGGCCCCAGATGCCCAGGTAATCGACGAATCGGGGAAGGTAGAGGTCGGTTTGCAGGCGTATGTCAACGGTGTTCCAGAATCGCTTTTCGGCAATGGCTTTAGGGCTGGGGTTGAACTCCACGCCGGCGGAGAAATCCGTAATGAGCAGCTCCGCCCCTTTGAGCAGGTTGCGGTTGCGCAGGGAGGGGCTGGCGGTAAGCCCGATGAGGTTGCCCGCCCCGGAGGCGTTTCGGCTGGCGTAGTTCAGCTCGAAATCGAGGCCCAGTTCCATTTTCTTGTTTTGGGTTAGCTCGATCCTGATGTCGAGCCGGCCGGGATCTTCGGGGTCGGGGTCCTGTTTGACGCGCACGAAGCGAAAGACACCAAGAGAGGTGAGTTGCTCGTTGGTGAGGTCGAACCTCCTTTGGCTGTAAAGCTCTCCGCTTTTGATGTAGAGGTTGTCCAGAATGGTTTCCGGCTTTATCCGGAAATAGGGGCGAGGCGAGCGGAAGCGTATTCCGTTGATGGTGGAATCGTAAAGGATCGTATCTTCCTGCCCGGGAGTGTAGTCCATGTACACAGTGATGTCGTCTATGGTATACGCCTGGTGGGTGCTGTCTTCCAGAGGAGGCAGGACTTCGAGGTACAGCGCTGCTTTTTTTTCGGCCACCGTGGTATCCGCTTCGAGGGGGGCAACTGAGTTGGCGTAGAAATTGGCGTAACCGTTATTCCTGAGGTACCGGACGATGCGGTCTCTTTCCCGGTCGTACAAACTCCCATCGATCCCGGCGCCTGGTTTCAGCAGGCTTAGGGGGGCAATTTCCTGAAGGGTGTGGTTGATCAGGCTGTCTTCGCTGAAAAAGTAGGTGGTGTCGATGGTAAATTGCTGCCCGGGGTCTATGTGGTAAGTGATGTAGATTTTCTTTTTGCGCACATCGGGCACAGAAAACACATCGGCGTTGAAATAACCTTTGTACTGGAGGTAGAATTGCATGGATTCTTCGGTGGCCTCCGTCAGCTGAGGATCATAAATGGCGGGAGGCTCGGCGATGACCCGGCGCTGCCACCGGTCGAACTTGGTCGTATCCTTCTGGTCCTGGGTGGCGAAATAGAACCATTCTCTGGGAATGAAGAAAAACTTGCTGTTCTCTTTTTGTTTGAAAAGCGTGGAAAGCTCGTATTTCAGTTCCCGTTTCCCGTTGATATTGCCCTTGGTTTTCAGCTTGATGCTGTTGCCTTTTAGCAGGTATTGCTCTCCCGTAAGATACTTCGAAGTATTGCAGGCAGACAGCAGGAATGCTGTCATTGTTAATCCGAATATGTATTTTGCACACTGCTTAACCGACATCGCAATATCAATTCCAGATGACGCTTTCAAAAAATCAGGAAAAATACATCAGGTCCCTGAGCCTGAAGAAGTTTAGGCAAAAGTATAACAATTTCATCGTCGAAGGGGATAAAATGGCAAGGGAGTTGTTGGCTTACAACTCCCGGCAAGTGGTTGCCCTTTATGCCCTGGAGAGCTGGCTCGCCGCCGCAGAAGGCATTGAAAAGCTTCCGCCGGAAAAGCTCTTTCCGGTATCTCCGGCCGAGTTGAAGAAAATCTCCAACCTCCATACGCCCAATCAGGTTTTGGCTGTAGCCGCAATCCCTCAGGTGGAGGTAGATTCAGCACGGGTCAGGCGTTCGCTGTCTCTGTATCTCGACGGCATACAGGATCCCGGCAATTTCGGCACCATCCTTCGGGTCGCCGATTGGTTCGGCATATCCTACGTTTTTTCCTCGCCGGATTGTGCAGACCCTTACAACCCCAAAGTGGTGCAAGCCACCATGGGCGCGCTGCTTCGGGTGGCGGCCGTCGAAACTACGATTGAGGCTTTGTGCCGGCAGTATCCCGGCCTACCGGTTTACGGAGCGGTGATGGACGGCGAAAACGTGTTCGGCGCCAAATTAAAGAAGGCCAGGGGAATAATTGTGATCGGCAGCGAAGGCAGCGGTATATCTCACGCGGCGGAACAATGCCTTTCCCACCGGATTTCTATCCCTCCTGCCGCCCACAGCCGCGCGGATTCGCTGAACGCCGCGATCGCCGCCGGCATATTGTGTGCTGTGTTCCGGAATTAGCCTACAACAACTTCTTCAACTCCCGCTCGATCTGCTCCGCGCCCCTGAGGTTCACCGCAGCGATCTTGCCGTCCCGGTCGATGAGAAAAGTGCGGGGAATGCTGCGCACGCCGTATTGAGCGGCCGGGGCGGACTCCCATTTTTGAAGGTCGCTGACGTGATACTCCCACTTCAGGTTGTCTTGTTTGATGGCTTCGACCCAGCGCTGCTTCTGGTTATCCAGATATTGGCTTGCAGCTTGTTCATCCCCAAAACGGGAGCGGGTCCGGGAGTCTATGCCATCCAGCGAGACGCTGAACACCGTGAAACCCTGGGATTTATACTGGTCGTAAACCCTAACCACATTCGGGTTTTCCCGGCGGCAGGGGCCACACCAACTGGCCCAGAAGTCGAGCAGTACGATATTGCCTTTGAGGTCGGAGAGAGAGTATTCCTTGCCGTTGGGGCTGGGCAGGGTAATGTCAGGAGCAGGCTGCCCGACTTGAATGAGCTGGTCGGCCATCTGCGCCTGATACTGGCGCTCTACTGCGGAAATGAATTTGGCGTATTCCTGGCCCGATTCAGAGTCCTGGCCCAGCTTTGCCAGCGCCTTCTTCTGCGTATCCAGAAACTGCCCGGAGGCGCCGAGCGAACGGTAAGCTACAAAGGCGCCCAGCTCGGGATTGGAAACGGTATCGACGAAAACGCCGATATCCTCGGCGCTGACCTGCCGGTTGAACAACCCGTTCATGATGCCGGCCAGCACCTTGCTGTCTCGCGAACCCGTGACCGAAAATTCATAGTTTTGGATGGTCGCCAGGTCTCCGCTGATCACCACCTCTTTTTCAGTGCCATCCATGGCGAGGTTGATGCGCTTGGCGCCCAGCCGCAGCTGATAAATGCCGGCGGGGATACCTTCCGGAAATTCAAATTTGAAACTGCCGCCGGCATCGGCATCCGACTTTGCCATAACGTTGCTGGCTTTTCCAATCATCACCTGATCCAGAAAAACCTGAATATTGGCGGCATTTTTAACCTCTCCTTTTATCA
Coding sequences:
- a CDS encoding 6-carboxytetrahydropterin synthase, with amino-acid sequence MVYLTRRERFNAAHKLWVKEWSEEKNLQSFGKCANKNWHGHNYDLFVTVKGKPDPVTGFIVDVKKLSRLIKQSIIDKVDHCNLNLDVDFIPAGTQPTTENLAILFWQQLEPLLEGCQLHCIKLYETENIYAEYFGE
- the nth gene encoding endonuclease III, translating into MTRQEKADAIAKILDELYPEVPIPLSHQDPYTLLVAVLLSAQCTDERVNKVTPHLFELADNPYDMAEQQVEDIKAIIRPCGLAPRKSQAIYDLSNILIEKHSGQVPQDFAALEALPGVGHKTASVVMSQAFGVPAFPVDTHIHRLAYRWTLSTGKNVAKTESDLKKVFPREKWNKLHLQIIYFGREYCPARGHDPRECPICSKYGRRSLFS
- a CDS encoding histidine kinase — encoded protein: METVAQKDSTGRIFEWLNRQVAYHALFWLGFLLLLTLTEGTGQGFLFTLSNEVVNIFFYGLIVYFNLFYLIPNYLTKKRFLTYCGLLILSTVLITPLKVLAFYFKFSEYPQAQAELLKNMNWYFLVTFFIAGSSTIFKIIADWARQLREKQELQTQTMQSELRFLKSQINPHFLFNTLNNLYALTLKKSDKAPEIVIKLSEMMRYMLYECNEKQVLLSKEVHYIRNYLDLERLRQGKTVEINFDVEGDIADQKIAPLMFIPFLENSFKHGLSNQISTGFVNIRLTVKEHYVHFFIENSKPDTPPKQDSRRSGGIGLVNIHRRLNLLYPNQYELEIEDSPRSYAVNLKLDLA
- the fabD gene encoding ACP S-malonyltransferase, with protein sequence MKAYVFPGQGAQFEGMGKDMYDSDEAARALMESANDLLGFRITDVMFGGSADDLKQTRVTQPAIFLHSIAKARIAGAAFRPDAVAGHSLGEFSALVAAGALSFEEGLQLVYNRALAMQKACEAVESAMAAILGLEDEVVEKVCREIEEVVVPANYNSPGQLVISGTVLGIERAVEKLQEAGARRAVVLQVGGAFHSPLMQPAKEELQAAIENARFSPPSCPVYQNVDALPQRDPEMIKANLIAQLTAPVRWTQTVKNMINDGVAEFIEVGGAGTTLQGLIKKVDRKFPTRAL
- a CDS encoding BamA/TamA family outer membrane protein → MTAFLLSACNTSKYLTGEQYLLKGNSIKLKTKGNINGKRELKYELSTLFKQKENSKFFFIPREWFYFATQDQKDTTKFDRWQRRVIAEPPAIYDPQLTEATEESMQFYLQYKGYFNADVFSVPDVRKKKIYITYHIDPGQQFTIDTTYFFSEDSLINHTLQEIAPLSLLKPGAGIDGSLYDRERDRIVRYLRNNGYANFYANSVAPLEADTTVAEKKAALYLEVLPPLEDSTHQAYTIDDITVYMDYTPGQEDTILYDSTINGIRFRSPRPYFRIKPETILDNLYIKSGELYSQRRFDLTNEQLTSLGVFRFVRVKQDPDPEDPGRLDIRIELTQNKKMELGLDFELNYASRNASGAGNLIGLTASPSLRNRNLLKGAELLITDFSAGVEFNPSPKAIAEKRFWNTVDIRLQTDLYLPRFVDYLGIWGRLNRPKLGKRELFINDNFYNSLLENAATRLSASFSYLLILDFYQYNLFTGTFGYDFPRRRNQRLILNHIGLDYLRPVTTTRFDSILDVNPFLARSFGEQLFVSFLFRDLNFVHNARPNRRGNSHYVGFNLEMAGAEVWAGNAIYNAFALVQDTLRLRFTGGNRVDFSQYLRTQVDLRKYWTYSPKRSAAARLAVGVARPFGYTTDVPYVKQFYAGGPNSIRAWAPRGLGPGSFEDTLSLDRSFNTRLYQSGDVRLEANLEYRFNIFWVVNGAFFLDAGNIWTFRRDTARCGSQFLLRGRQYSCTDNMGEKVAYTNEPFYKQIAVGGGFGLRLDFSYFILRLDMAAKLRHAAPMPSSNGNGNWKDYWFRDFRNDGGRTGLKFADIVSFNLGFGYPF
- a CDS encoding phosphoribosylformylglycinamidine cyclo-ligase, producing the protein MPEPSKYGLRGVSATKDEVHAAIKNLDKGLYPNAFCKILPDVAAGDPAYCNLMHADTAGTKGSLAYLYWKETGDLSVWEGIAQDAIVMNLDDMACVGCTDNILLSSTIGRNKNLIPGEVISAIINYATRFAEEMSEYGIGIHLAGGETADVGDIVRTIDVGYTAFARMKRSDLIINNIEAGDAIVGLASYGKASYEAAYNGGMGSNGLTSARHDVFHRLYAKKYPESYDPRTPEEVVYIGNKKLTDGINVGGETITAGKLVLSPTRTYLPVLKQLLGELKGQIHGLIHNTGGGQTKVLHFIENKTIIKDNLLPLPPLFQLIHEESGTDWKEMYQVFNMGCRLEVYLPEKHAQQVIDIAKAFQVDAQVVGRVEEGKGNSLKIKSKYGDFVY
- a CDS encoding peptidoglycan DD-metalloendopeptidase family protein, with amino-acid sequence MLRQKRKLLKIGISTLSALLIGGTLFYFSAEIKDRLQASLVASEKPVELGSFPVTIPTIKYGFAIDTFQVLDRAIQSGQFLADILLAQQVDYPSIEQIVANSKDVFDVRHFRVGKPYTILTKDSTQRAEYLIYEPNVYEYIIFELQGSHAVTRHRREVSTETRSAAGTLESSLWNAIVGQGLSYDLAAKMEDALQWSIDFHHLQKNDEFKLVYEQQFIEGEEVGIGQVHAAYYKTGDNEYHAVYYDNGKTDGYYDLEGRPMKRGFLKSPVQYSRISSYYNLNRFHPILKRVRPHFGTDYAAPYGTPILAVGDGVILKASYTKGNGNFVKIKHDDTYQTQYLHMQKFAQGIKPGAHVKQGQVIGYVGSTGLATGPHVCFRFWKNGQQVNHLNIKFPPAKPLPDEDMPQFMELRDKYMSLLEKASVKADGASVAVEKGNP
- the folE gene encoding GTP cyclohydrolase I FolE codes for the protein MPTIKSDNFEVEAPEGLIEDFASVIRAVGEDPRREGLSKTPERAAKAMKFLTQGYGQDAETILRSAMFREDYSEMVLVKDIELYSLCEHHLLPFYGKAHVAYIPNGYIVGLSKIPRVIDVFARRLQVQERLTHQVLHCIQDTLNPLGVAIVIEARHMCMMMRGVQKQNSITTTSAFTGEFQRVETRNEFLNLIGSKLI
- a CDS encoding YqgE/AlgH family protein, which produces MVRQEVSSGQVLLAEPFMLDPNFKRSAVLLCEHNEDGSVGFIMNKPLKMRIDELIDGFPEFDSEVFFGGPVQTDTIHYIHNVGDLVEDSVKVADGVYWGGDFEKLKFLIASNLVLPHNIRFFVGYSGWSEGQLNDEMGYGSWVLAEMDANYLFKSEPKKLWTQVMYNKGDTYSVIAQMPETSNFN